The following coding sequences lie in one Heyndrickxia oleronia genomic window:
- a CDS encoding O-acetylhomoserine aminocarboxypropyltransferase/cysteine synthase family protein, with protein sequence MTNENYQPETLLLHGGQQPDPTTGSRAVPVYKTTSYVFKDTDHAQGLFALEQPGYIYTRIGNPTVDVFEQRIALLEGGTAAVALSSGMAAIAFSILNIASAGDEIIAAGNLYGGTFNLFATTLPRYGIQVKFVDATDPENFREAITPKTKALFAEIIGNPSLHVLDVEAVANVAHENGIPLIIDNTFGTPYLSNPIKWGADIVVHSATKWIGGHGTTIGGVVIDGGKFDWNSDKFPYFKEPDESYHGLRYGIDVPQAAFATKLRVQLLRDFGASLSPDSAFLLLQGLETLHLRVQKHNENALKIAQFLQDHPAVAWVNYTGLEEHPSYELATKYFKGGFGSIVNFGIKGGREVGRKVIDEIKLWSHVANVGDAKSLIIHPASTTHQQLNAEDLKLTGVTEELIRLSVGLEAVEDLTADLDQAIVKATSVTV encoded by the coding sequence ATGACAAATGAAAACTATCAACCAGAAACGTTATTACTTCATGGGGGACAGCAGCCTGATCCAACGACAGGTTCACGGGCTGTTCCGGTTTATAAGACGACATCCTATGTTTTTAAAGATACAGATCATGCCCAAGGGTTATTTGCCCTTGAACAACCTGGCTATATTTATACAAGAATTGGCAATCCAACGGTTGATGTATTTGAGCAGCGTATTGCCCTTTTGGAAGGGGGAACAGCAGCTGTTGCACTTTCATCAGGGATGGCCGCCATTGCTTTTTCTATTTTAAATATTGCTAGTGCAGGAGATGAAATTATCGCTGCTGGAAATCTTTATGGCGGGACTTTTAATCTCTTTGCAACGACGCTTCCTAGATATGGGATTCAAGTGAAATTTGTTGATGCAACTGATCCGGAAAATTTTCGGGAAGCAATCACTCCGAAAACGAAAGCTCTCTTTGCAGAAATTATTGGCAATCCAAGCCTACATGTTTTAGATGTTGAGGCAGTAGCAAATGTTGCCCATGAAAACGGAATCCCGTTGATCATAGATAATACTTTCGGAACTCCATATCTTTCTAATCCAATAAAATGGGGTGCTGATATTGTAGTTCATTCCGCTACTAAATGGATTGGCGGACATGGAACGACAATCGGCGGTGTCGTGATTGATGGTGGTAAATTTGATTGGAATAGTGATAAATTCCCTTATTTTAAAGAGCCAGATGAAAGTTATCATGGCCTTCGATATGGTATTGATGTGCCTCAAGCAGCATTTGCCACAAAGCTTCGTGTGCAGTTATTGCGTGATTTCGGTGCTAGCTTAAGTCCTGATAGTGCATTCTTATTATTACAAGGTCTTGAAACATTACATCTACGTGTACAAAAGCATAATGAAAATGCATTGAAGATTGCCCAGTTTTTACAAGATCATCCTGCCGTTGCTTGGGTTAATTATACAGGACTAGAGGAACATCCATCATATGAGCTTGCAACTAAATATTTCAAAGGTGGATTTGGTTCCATTGTCAACTTTGGGATTAAAGGTGGTCGGGAAGTAGGAAGAAAAGTCATCGATGAGATAAAATTATGGTCTCATGTTGCAAATGTGGGGGATGCAAAATCTTTAATTATCCATCCTGCATCTACTACCCATCAACAGCTTAATGCAGAGGATCTTAAACTAACAGGTGTAACAGAGGAACTGATTCGCCTTTCGGTCGGTTTGGAAGCAGTAGAGGATTTAACAGCAGATTTAGATCAAGCGATTGTAAAAGCAACAAGCGTCACAGTATAG
- a CDS encoding homoserine dehydrogenase: MSVIKAALLGFGTVGEGVYTAIHSHQQQLNELLGVRVEIVAVLIRDKNKKRDIESNILVTTDFEEILNIRDLDVVFEAIVGEEPGYTYLKQAIDKGIHVITANKVMFAKYGQELIHKAKQRNVKLAFEATTAGGVPIIRTIQRLLQVNRITKVQGILNGTSNFILTKMRENKLSFEAALHLAQQKGYAEADPTNDISGKDAFCKLMILSQLVFGEQPCWSEVKIEGITSISQQQIEEKEHQGQRYKHIAEIYKEGKLIKASVKPIIVDSNHPLYWIEGVENAIALEASLVGNITLQGPGAGKMPTASAMIEDFAEIVQHQQLQEKIPALQM, from the coding sequence ATGTCAGTCATAAAGGCAGCGCTTTTAGGTTTTGGAACGGTTGGTGAAGGTGTCTATACTGCAATTCACTCCCATCAACAGCAGCTTAATGAACTGCTGGGAGTAAGGGTGGAAATTGTTGCGGTATTGATTCGGGATAAAAATAAAAAGAGAGACATTGAGTCGAATATACTTGTCACAACAGATTTCGAAGAGATTCTTAATATACGTGATTTGGATGTAGTTTTTGAAGCGATTGTAGGAGAGGAACCAGGTTACACGTATTTGAAGCAGGCAATTGATAAGGGCATCCATGTGATTACAGCTAATAAGGTCATGTTTGCAAAATATGGGCAGGAATTAATTCATAAAGCAAAGCAACGGAATGTAAAACTTGCATTTGAAGCAACAACGGCTGGTGGGGTTCCAATTATAAGAACCATCCAACGATTGCTGCAAGTTAATCGAATTACAAAGGTTCAAGGGATACTAAATGGCACCTCAAATTTTATTTTGACAAAAATGAGAGAGAACAAGTTGTCATTCGAGGCAGCTCTTCATTTAGCACAGCAAAAAGGCTATGCGGAGGCTGACCCGACGAATGATATTAGTGGAAAAGATGCCTTTTGTAAATTAATGATATTAAGTCAACTTGTATTTGGTGAACAGCCATGCTGGTCTGAAGTGAAAATTGAAGGAATCACTTCGATTTCCCAGCAACAAATAGAAGAAAAAGAGCATCAAGGTCAAAGATATAAACATATTGCGGAGATTTATAAAGAAGGCAAGCTGATAAAAGCTTCTGTGAAGCCGATTATTGTTGACAGTAATCACCCACTGTACTGGATTGAAGGTGTCGAAAATGCCATTGCACTAGAAGCAAGCTTGGTTGGAAATATTACATTACAAGGACCTGGAGCTGGGAAAATGCCTACAGCGAGTGCGATGATTGAGGACTTTGCTGAAATAGTCCAACACCAACAGTTACAGGAGAAAATCCCTGCATTGCAAATGTAA